One genomic window of Biomphalaria glabrata chromosome 9, xgBioGlab47.1, whole genome shotgun sequence includes the following:
- the LOC106067454 gene encoding axonemal dynein light chain domain-containing protein 1-like isoform X1, translating into MSEADVQVSIPSPTFTPRLRKAELVPIDQSKNVVLPEIRSSINIDKSKPLPTSLQSDFLPEDILLALTHPPPVKDKLGPVTLTRSLNTSNAQTRPAPANVWNHKRRDRFKHLVENTPCLCGAGKDISFLYDVPQKLSHHPEPEQVTTGQNKETITLPGKPLQLPDTLVPEEYHIVRNKGIVGKQYHEDKYSTNPEDHEKHLVVFPSLKPASRYEVLQLKKSLNNMLDKIGANELDAGLEAGPTQMHNLLELIKQEQNIYNIVFHELIRQTSVECVERGELLAELRKKYSDLINRIPQQVMSLHEEVMAQRALDRRLTEELLRFKGTISYLTSELTDVKEHDLKVTKEALKAQEDLCNALMDSQKNANLLSEYHELYELQRQRLENQVFALTEEKEIWSTAAYSLALKVTEENQLNTAKRLHLSEKGWVKLANHFTILLTVKDTDQLTQIQGHVEAWRDEIEDFNLALKEREDELRENLKLLKAAVQSYWINFQTKFVDLDNGVVKKPSDEFVKSLIGALHGWEEAIANETAHFEGDNLLNKQDQLSHIRHEVEGWTDCALRVFRWHRGIDRKTHQHQESMQILNEEVDQLLAQFQHRITGENGVAALIIQVQSSMDAWTTKLFSYSHGVLVLQDSDWANLYQTMEDWVVQLTQAVDYVGTTQKEEERQEEKPHKSFKKPKGFKIVLDLHDVMRKTQKWATTASNSIDSEDAKMVDQVSSLHSEIVKWMVQVLLRLAPDKEGNSKESNEMALMGSAPMPKLIEVAKKIFESLERFSNNLTLCCHSIVMENTQKRKELKEDNADHELKDLQRLKTECDDWIHTAQMLLSELTGEPIGVMFPVRDPGTFMTEPAEQQTDQSADQPADQELKVVSEVKDKDSEMPTLDTEKSDLSLRENTNLPEHSVEKVPSGIELFVEQDTALKPVEESLEMQQSPPSKTPPDQTSAKPATLGERIQVLGHDANTHKFTIIDDVAQSHGHSDTVPRVEGSPDTKGAFEALASLERLQTELIATEERAQNAEQRASQAEADIVALQEKVRNLEKLLGQQENNHLQIESSKASSQLPSSAEVKTSATTPTSHTGKEEKAKKSGKASSKGSKKK; encoded by the exons ATGAGTGAGGCAGATGTTCAGGTCTCTATTCCAAGCCCTACATTTACTCCTCGACTTAGAAAAGCTGAGCTCGTTCCTATAGATCAATCCAAAAATG TTGTACTGCCTGAAATCCGCTCTAGCATTAACATAGATAAATCAAAGCCTCTGCCAACCTCATTACAAAGTGATTTCCTTCCTGAGGACATTCTGTTGGCCCTGACACATCCCCCACCAGTCAAGGATAAGCTTGGCCCTGTAACATTAACCAGATCTCTCAACACTTCTAAT GCTCAAACTAGGCCAGCACCAGCTAATGTTTGGAACCATAAGAGAAGAGATCGCTTTAAACATTTGGTAGAGAATACACCTTGTCTTTGTGGAGCTGGGAA AGATATTTCATTCCTATATGATGTCCCACAAAAGTTATCACACCATCCAGAACCAGAACAAGTTACTACAGGACAAAACAAGGAAACTATCACACTCCCTGGAAAG CCACTTCAGCTTCCTGATACTTTGGTTCCAGAAGAGTATCACATAGTTAGGAACAAAGGAATTGTGGGAAAACAGTACCACGAAGA caaGTACAGTACAAATCCTGAGGATCATGAAAAACACCTTGTGGTATTCCCTTCACT TAAACCTGCCAGCAGATATGAAGTACTCCAACTAAAGAAGTCACTTAACAACATGCTAGACAAAATTGGTGCCAATGAATTGGACGCTGGTCTTGAAGCTGGACCAACGCAG aTGCACAATTTATTGGAATTGATTAAACAGGAACAAAACATTTATAACATAGTATTTCATGAGCTGATCCGTCag ACAAGTGTTGAGTGTGTTGAGAGAGGTGAATTGTTGGCGGAACTAAGAAAGAAGTACAGTGATTTGATCAACAGGATACCACAACAAGTTATGAG TTTACATGAAGAGGTCATGGCACAGAGAGCATTAGACAGACGACTGACAGAGGAACTACTGAGATTTAAAGGAACCATCTCATATCTTACCAG TGAATTGACTGATGTCAAAGAACATGATCTGAAAGTAACCAAAGAAGCTCTCAAGGCACAAGAGGAT TTGTGTAATGCCTTGATGGACTCACAGAAAAATGCCAACCTTTTGTCTGAGTATCACGAACTGTATGAACTTCAGCGCCAGAGGCTTGAAAATCAAGTCTTTGCATTGACAGAGGAAAAAGAAATCTGGAGCACAGCAGCCTACTCTTTAGCTCTAAAG GTTACAGAAGAAAATCAGCTCAACACTGCAAAGCGTTTACATTTGTCCGAAAAAGGCTGGGTCAAACTAGCCAATCATTTTACTATTCTTTTGACAGTCAAGGACACTGATCAACTTACACAAATACAG GGCCATGTTGAAGCTTGGAGAGATGAAATTGAAGATTTTAATTTGGCTCTGAAGGAACGTGAGGATGAACTCCGAGAGAATCTCAAACTTCTCAAAGCTGCTGTTCAAAGTTACTGGATCAATTTTCAAACTAAATTTGT TGACCTTGACAATGGTGTTGTAAAAAAGCCAAGTGATGAATTTGTCAAGTCTTTGATTGGAGCTCTTCATGGATGGGAGGAG GCCATTGCCAATGAGACTGCTCATTTTGAGGGAGACAACCTTCTCAACAAGCAGGATCAGTTGTCTCATATCAGACATGAAGTGGAAGGCTGGACTGACTGTGCTCTCAGGGTATTTCGTTGGCACCGCGGCATAGACAGAAAGACTCATCAGCATCAAGAAAGCATGCAGATCTTAAATGAG GAAGTGGATCAGTTGCTGGCACAGTTTCAACATAGAATAACTGGGGAGAATG GTGTGGCAGCTTTGATCATTCAGGTGCAGAGTTCAATGGATGCCTGGACCACCAAACTCTTCTCATATAGCCATGGCGTCTTGGTGCTACAAGATTCTGATTGGGCCAATTTGTACCAAACGATGGAGGACTGGGTGGTCCAGCTGACGCAAGCTGTAGATTATGTTGGCACAACACAGAAGGAAGAAGAGAGACAAGAAGAAAAGCCTCACAAAAG CTTCAAAAAACCAAAAGGAtttaaaattgt cCTTGACCTTCATGATGTGATGAGGAAAACACAAAAGTGGGCAACTACTGCAAGTAATTCCATCGATAGTGAAGATGCCAAAATGGTGGATCAG GTTTCTTCCCTTCATTCTGAGATAGTCAAATGGATGGTGCAAGTTTTGTTACGTCTGGCCCCAGACAAGGAAGGCAACTCTAAGGAATCAAATGAGATGGCACTGATGGGAAGTGCACCTATGCCCAAACTGATCGAGGTggccaaaaaaatatttgaatctcTAGAAAGATTCTCCAATAATTTGActtt ATGCTGTCATAGTATTGTTATGGAAAACACACAGAAGAGAAAAGAGTTGAAAGAAGACAATGCAGATCATGAGCTCAAAGATCTTCAAAGATTAAAG ACTGAATGTGATGATTGGATACACACTGCTCAGATGTTGTTGTCAGAACTGACAGGAGAGCCGATTGGAGTTATGTTCCCTGTTCGTGACCCTGGAACATTTATGACTGAACCAGCTGAACAGCAAACTGACCAGTCAGCTGACCAACCAGCTGATCAAGAACTCAAAGTAGTCTCAGAAGTGAAAGACAAAGATTCTGAAATGCCAACTTTAGATACAGAAAAATCTGATCTTTCGTTAAGAGAAAAT ACTAATCTGCCAGAACATTCAGTGGAAAAAGTACCTTCAGGAATTGAGCTTTTTGTTGAACAAGATACTGCATTGAAACCTGTTGAGGAGTCACTAGAAATGCAG CAATCTCCACCTTCAAAAACACCTCCAGACCAGACATCTGCTAAACCAGCAACACTTGGAGAAAGAATACAAGTTCTTGGCCATGATGCTAACACACACAAGTTTACCATCATCGATGATGTTGCCCAG TCACATGGTCACTCTGATACAGTACCAAGAGTGGAAGGATCACCAGACACTAAAGGAGCCTTTGAGGCATTAGCCTCTCTGGAAAGATTACAGACTGAACTCAT TGCTACAGAAGAGAGAGCTCAGAATGCAGAGCAGAGAGCATCCCAAGCTGAGGCTGATATTGTGGCACTGCAGGAGAAAGTCAGGAACTTGGAAAAGTTGCTAGGGCAACAGGAAAACAATCAT ttacaaATTGAATCTTCAAAAGCATCTTCACAGCTACCTAGTTCAGCAGAAGTGAAAACTTCAGCTACAACTCCTACATCTCATAcaggaaaagaagagaaagctaAGAAATCTGGTAAAGCAAGCAGCAAGggttctaaaaaaaagtaa
- the LOC106067454 gene encoding axonemal dynein light chain domain-containing protein 1-like isoform X2 has product MSEADVQVSIPSPTFTPRLRKAELVPIDQSKNVVLPEIRSSINIDKSKPLPTSLQSDFLPEDILLALTHPPPVKDKLGPVTLTRSLNTSNAQTRPAPANVWNHKRRDRFKHLVENTPCLCGAGKDISFLYDVPQKLSHHPEPEQVTTGQNKETITLPGKPLQLPDTLVPEEYHIVRNKGIVGKQYHEDKYSTNPEDHEKHLVVFPSLKPASRYEVLQLKKSLNNMLDKIGANELDAGLEAGPTQMHNLLELIKQEQNIYNIVFHELIRQTSVECVERGELLAELRKKYSDLINRIPQQVMSLHEEVMAQRALDRRLTEELLRFKGTISYLTSELTDVKEHDLKVTKEALKAQEDLCNALMDSQKNANLLSEYHELYELQRQRLENQVFALTEEKEIWSTAAYSLALKVTEENQLNTAKRLHLSEKGWVKLANHFTILLTVKDTDQLTQIQGHVEAWRDEIEDFNLALKEREDELRENLKLLKAAVQSYWINFQTKFVDLDNGVVKKPSDEFVKSLIGALHGWEEAIANETAHFEGDNLLNKQDQLSHIRHEVEGWTDCALRVFRWHRGIDRKTHQHQESMQILNEEVDQLLAQFQHRITGENGVAALIIQVQSSMDAWTTKLFSYSHGVLVLQDSDWANLYQTMEDWVVQLTQAVDYVGTTQKEEERQEEKPHKSLDLHDVMRKTQKWATTASNSIDSEDAKMVDQVSSLHSEIVKWMVQVLLRLAPDKEGNSKESNEMALMGSAPMPKLIEVAKKIFESLERFSNNLTLCCHSIVMENTQKRKELKEDNADHELKDLQRLKTECDDWIHTAQMLLSELTGEPIGVMFPVRDPGTFMTEPAEQQTDQSADQPADQELKVVSEVKDKDSEMPTLDTEKSDLSLRENTNLPEHSVEKVPSGIELFVEQDTALKPVEESLEMQQSPPSKTPPDQTSAKPATLGERIQVLGHDANTHKFTIIDDVAQSHGHSDTVPRVEGSPDTKGAFEALASLERLQTELIATEERAQNAEQRASQAEADIVALQEKVRNLEKLLGQQENNHLQIESSKASSQLPSSAEVKTSATTPTSHTGKEEKAKKSGKASSKGSKKK; this is encoded by the exons ATGAGTGAGGCAGATGTTCAGGTCTCTATTCCAAGCCCTACATTTACTCCTCGACTTAGAAAAGCTGAGCTCGTTCCTATAGATCAATCCAAAAATG TTGTACTGCCTGAAATCCGCTCTAGCATTAACATAGATAAATCAAAGCCTCTGCCAACCTCATTACAAAGTGATTTCCTTCCTGAGGACATTCTGTTGGCCCTGACACATCCCCCACCAGTCAAGGATAAGCTTGGCCCTGTAACATTAACCAGATCTCTCAACACTTCTAAT GCTCAAACTAGGCCAGCACCAGCTAATGTTTGGAACCATAAGAGAAGAGATCGCTTTAAACATTTGGTAGAGAATACACCTTGTCTTTGTGGAGCTGGGAA AGATATTTCATTCCTATATGATGTCCCACAAAAGTTATCACACCATCCAGAACCAGAACAAGTTACTACAGGACAAAACAAGGAAACTATCACACTCCCTGGAAAG CCACTTCAGCTTCCTGATACTTTGGTTCCAGAAGAGTATCACATAGTTAGGAACAAAGGAATTGTGGGAAAACAGTACCACGAAGA caaGTACAGTACAAATCCTGAGGATCATGAAAAACACCTTGTGGTATTCCCTTCACT TAAACCTGCCAGCAGATATGAAGTACTCCAACTAAAGAAGTCACTTAACAACATGCTAGACAAAATTGGTGCCAATGAATTGGACGCTGGTCTTGAAGCTGGACCAACGCAG aTGCACAATTTATTGGAATTGATTAAACAGGAACAAAACATTTATAACATAGTATTTCATGAGCTGATCCGTCag ACAAGTGTTGAGTGTGTTGAGAGAGGTGAATTGTTGGCGGAACTAAGAAAGAAGTACAGTGATTTGATCAACAGGATACCACAACAAGTTATGAG TTTACATGAAGAGGTCATGGCACAGAGAGCATTAGACAGACGACTGACAGAGGAACTACTGAGATTTAAAGGAACCATCTCATATCTTACCAG TGAATTGACTGATGTCAAAGAACATGATCTGAAAGTAACCAAAGAAGCTCTCAAGGCACAAGAGGAT TTGTGTAATGCCTTGATGGACTCACAGAAAAATGCCAACCTTTTGTCTGAGTATCACGAACTGTATGAACTTCAGCGCCAGAGGCTTGAAAATCAAGTCTTTGCATTGACAGAGGAAAAAGAAATCTGGAGCACAGCAGCCTACTCTTTAGCTCTAAAG GTTACAGAAGAAAATCAGCTCAACACTGCAAAGCGTTTACATTTGTCCGAAAAAGGCTGGGTCAAACTAGCCAATCATTTTACTATTCTTTTGACAGTCAAGGACACTGATCAACTTACACAAATACAG GGCCATGTTGAAGCTTGGAGAGATGAAATTGAAGATTTTAATTTGGCTCTGAAGGAACGTGAGGATGAACTCCGAGAGAATCTCAAACTTCTCAAAGCTGCTGTTCAAAGTTACTGGATCAATTTTCAAACTAAATTTGT TGACCTTGACAATGGTGTTGTAAAAAAGCCAAGTGATGAATTTGTCAAGTCTTTGATTGGAGCTCTTCATGGATGGGAGGAG GCCATTGCCAATGAGACTGCTCATTTTGAGGGAGACAACCTTCTCAACAAGCAGGATCAGTTGTCTCATATCAGACATGAAGTGGAAGGCTGGACTGACTGTGCTCTCAGGGTATTTCGTTGGCACCGCGGCATAGACAGAAAGACTCATCAGCATCAAGAAAGCATGCAGATCTTAAATGAG GAAGTGGATCAGTTGCTGGCACAGTTTCAACATAGAATAACTGGGGAGAATG GTGTGGCAGCTTTGATCATTCAGGTGCAGAGTTCAATGGATGCCTGGACCACCAAACTCTTCTCATATAGCCATGGCGTCTTGGTGCTACAAGATTCTGATTGGGCCAATTTGTACCAAACGATGGAGGACTGGGTGGTCCAGCTGACGCAAGCTGTAGATTATGTTGGCACAACACAGAAGGAAGAAGAGAGACAAGAAGAAAAGCCTCACAAAAG cCTTGACCTTCATGATGTGATGAGGAAAACACAAAAGTGGGCAACTACTGCAAGTAATTCCATCGATAGTGAAGATGCCAAAATGGTGGATCAG GTTTCTTCCCTTCATTCTGAGATAGTCAAATGGATGGTGCAAGTTTTGTTACGTCTGGCCCCAGACAAGGAAGGCAACTCTAAGGAATCAAATGAGATGGCACTGATGGGAAGTGCACCTATGCCCAAACTGATCGAGGTggccaaaaaaatatttgaatctcTAGAAAGATTCTCCAATAATTTGActtt ATGCTGTCATAGTATTGTTATGGAAAACACACAGAAGAGAAAAGAGTTGAAAGAAGACAATGCAGATCATGAGCTCAAAGATCTTCAAAGATTAAAG ACTGAATGTGATGATTGGATACACACTGCTCAGATGTTGTTGTCAGAACTGACAGGAGAGCCGATTGGAGTTATGTTCCCTGTTCGTGACCCTGGAACATTTATGACTGAACCAGCTGAACAGCAAACTGACCAGTCAGCTGACCAACCAGCTGATCAAGAACTCAAAGTAGTCTCAGAAGTGAAAGACAAAGATTCTGAAATGCCAACTTTAGATACAGAAAAATCTGATCTTTCGTTAAGAGAAAAT ACTAATCTGCCAGAACATTCAGTGGAAAAAGTACCTTCAGGAATTGAGCTTTTTGTTGAACAAGATACTGCATTGAAACCTGTTGAGGAGTCACTAGAAATGCAG CAATCTCCACCTTCAAAAACACCTCCAGACCAGACATCTGCTAAACCAGCAACACTTGGAGAAAGAATACAAGTTCTTGGCCATGATGCTAACACACACAAGTTTACCATCATCGATGATGTTGCCCAG TCACATGGTCACTCTGATACAGTACCAAGAGTGGAAGGATCACCAGACACTAAAGGAGCCTTTGAGGCATTAGCCTCTCTGGAAAGATTACAGACTGAACTCAT TGCTACAGAAGAGAGAGCTCAGAATGCAGAGCAGAGAGCATCCCAAGCTGAGGCTGATATTGTGGCACTGCAGGAGAAAGTCAGGAACTTGGAAAAGTTGCTAGGGCAACAGGAAAACAATCAT ttacaaATTGAATCTTCAAAAGCATCTTCACAGCTACCTAGTTCAGCAGAAGTGAAAACTTCAGCTACAACTCCTACATCTCATAcaggaaaagaagagaaagctaAGAAATCTGGTAAAGCAAGCAGCAAGggttctaaaaaaaagtaa